Proteins encoded together in one Desulfurella sp. window:
- a CDS encoding ATP synthase F0 subunit B, with amino-acid sequence MKFIYSLLILIAMPLTAFASESGSAGAHMLWRVIDFIIFASLIVYLLRKPVANYFRNRKKQIFEEIENAKKAKEEAQQALNEAQSLLSKLSSEIENIINTYKQMGEKEKEDYANMAKELEEIFKKRLEQEKTMILNKAYKDFIDKVISKAITKAKQQFMALNNQDLRSINKRYFDYFGVIYDK; translated from the coding sequence ATGAAATTTATTTATTCTTTGTTAATTTTGATTGCAATGCCACTTACTGCTTTTGCCAGTGAATCTGGATCTGCTGGTGCACACATGCTTTGGCGCGTTATTGACTTTATTATATTTGCCTCTTTGATAGTTTATCTTTTGCGAAAACCTGTTGCAAACTATTTTAGAAACAGAAAAAAACAGATATTTGAAGAAATAGAAAACGCTAAAAAAGCTAAAGAAGAAGCTCAGCAGGCGCTTAATGAAGCTCAAAGCTTACTATCAAAACTTTCAAGCGAAATTGAAAATATAATAAACACTTACAAGCAAATGGGAGAAAAAGAAAAAGAGGATTATGCCAACATGGCAAAAGAACTAGAAGAAATCTTTAAAAAGCGCCTTGAGCAAGAAAAGACTATGATTTTAAATAAAGCTTATAAAGATTTTATAGATAAAGTTATATCTAAAGCTATTACAAAGGCCAAACAGCAGTTTATGGCTTTAAACAATCAGGATCTGCGCAGCATAAACAAAAGATACTTTGATTATTTTGGGGTTATTTATGATAAGTAG
- the atpH gene encoding ATP synthase F1 subunit delta, with the protein MISRIISLRYARALEKVCKSQSISLESAYNDLSKVCRLLQENKKLFELLKVSIYPIENKIAILKDISSGIIYNLLKFMVSNGRIGLIFDVLDSFNQIMLQSQNKAKAKVISAIELVDSEKKVLSDIFSKISGKILDFEFFVDKNLIGGIVVEIEGKIYDGSIKTYLTNIANRLNNLNISQGGIG; encoded by the coding sequence ATGATAAGTAGAATAATTTCTCTAAGATATGCAAGAGCTTTGGAAAAAGTTTGCAAAAGCCAATCTATCAGTCTGGAATCCGCTTATAATGATTTAAGTAAAGTTTGCAGACTGCTTCAAGAAAATAAAAAACTGTTTGAATTATTGAAAGTATCTATTTATCCAATTGAAAATAAAATAGCTATACTAAAAGATATCTCAAGTGGAATTATATACAATCTGCTTAAATTTATGGTTTCAAATGGAAGAATAGGATTAATTTTCGATGTTCTTGATAGTTTTAATCAGATAATGCTTCAAAGTCAAAACAAAGCAAAGGCTAAAGTGATAAGTGCTATCGAACTTGTTGATAGCGAAAAGAAAGTACTGTCGGATATATTTTCTAAGATATCTGGAAAAATACTTGATTTTGAATTTTTTGTGGACAAAAACCTCATAGGTGGGATTGTAGTTGAAATAGAAGGTAAAATCTATGATGGAAGCATTAAAACTTACCTAACAAATATAGCCAATAGACTAAATAATTTGAACATTTCTCAAGGAGGGATTGGATGA